Below is a window of Micromonospora chersina DNA.
GCCCGCTCGGGGCAGTAGTTTGGCGATCATGGCGGACTGGAAGATTCGGCCGGCTTCACGGGACGACGTCGAAGTGGTGGCCGAGTTGCGGGCCGTGGTGCTGAGGGCGGATCTGGAGCGGCTCGGGCGGTACGACGAGCAGCGGGTCCGGCAGCGACTGCGGGACGGGTTCGCGCCCGCCCACACCTGGGTGATCGAGGTGGGCGGCGCGTTCGCCGGCTGCGTGTCGCTGCGGCCGGCCGAGGACGCCCACTGGCTGGAGCATTTCTACCTGGCACCGCACCTGCAGGGCAGCGGCATCGGTGCGGACGTGCTGCGTCGGCTGCTGGAGCGGTGCGACCGCGAGGGCAGCCTGGTTCGGCTGAACGTGCTGCAGGGCAGCCCGGCCCGACGGCTGTACGAGCGGCACGGATTCACAGCCGAGACCGAGGACCCGGTGGACGTGTTCATGGTGCGCGAGCCGAGGTAGCGCCGGCCCGACCCTCCGGCCTCCCGCGACGCGGACCGTACCCACAGCCACCGAGATCCGGGGGCGACACGGCCGGGTGACGGCGCGGTGACGGGCGGGCGGCACAGTCGCGCCAGCGGCGTACGGCCGCCCGTGGAGTCGAGGAGTCGTCATGGCGGCAACGCTCAGCCATCCCGGGGTGTACATCCAGGAGATACCCGGCGGCAGTCGCACCATCACCGGCGTCGCCACGGCCGTGGCCGCGTTCGTCGGGCGGGCGCTGCGCGGGCCGGTGGACGTGCCGGTGGCCATCTCCTCGTACGCGGAGTTCGAACGCACCTTCGGCGGCCTGTGGCGGGACAGCGGCCTCGGCTACGCCGTCCGCGACTTCTACCTCAACGGCGGCAACCAGGCCGTGATCGTGCGGCTGGCCCGCGACGCCACCAGCGCGCAGCTCGACCTGAACGGCGCGCTGACCCTCGACGCGGTGGGGCCGGGCGGCTGGGGCAACGGGCTGCACGCCGAGGTGACGCACGCGTCCGGCGAGGAGGCCACCACTGTCGCCGACCAGCAGGGCGTGGACGCCGACGAGCTGTTCCACCTGACCGTGCGGGAGGGCCCGGCGGAGAACCCGGTGCTGGTCGAGACGTACCCGAACGTGACCCTGGTGGACGGGCCGCGCCGGGTGGACACCG
It encodes the following:
- a CDS encoding GNAT family N-acetyltransferase → MADWKIRPASRDDVEVVAELRAVVLRADLERLGRYDEQRVRQRLRDGFAPAHTWVIEVGGAFAGCVSLRPAEDAHWLEHFYLAPHLQGSGIGADVLRRLLERCDREGSLVRLNVLQGSPARRLYERHGFTAETEDPVDVFMVREPR